One genomic segment of Ctenopharyngodon idella isolate HZGC_01 chromosome 7, HZGC01, whole genome shotgun sequence includes these proteins:
- the mrpl21 gene encoding 39S ribosomal protein L21, mitochondrial produces MAMTLNRGNIAGMLRLLRTAGAHLSRATPKCGLVPVLTRFQSSASNIFPASYVPPTSLSRPPWPELPVLDPEEDGQKHQVIVQKVKSLIEKGEYGRLFAVVHFAGRQWKVTNEDLILIENHIDAACGDRIRLEKVLLVGGNDFTLIGKPILGCDLVQVHATVIEKTESWPMVHMRFWKRHRFQRKRIIIQPQTVLRINTIDVSPRLF; encoded by the exons ATGGCGATGACTTTGAATCGAGGGAATATCGCGGGGATGCTGCGGCTTCTCCGGACCGCTGGAGCGCATTTATCACGAGCCACGCCGAAAT GTGGTTTGGTTCCTGTACTGACCCGTTTTCAAAGCTCGGCAAGCAACATTTTTCCTGCAAG TTATGTACCACCGACATCACTATCCAGACCGCCGTGGCCTGAACTACCAGTGCTTGATCCTGAAGAAGATGGACAAAAGCATCAAG TGATTGTACAAAAGGTAAAGAGCCTGATTGAGAAGGGAGAGTACGGACGCTTGTTTGCTGTAGTTCATTTTGCTGGCCGTCAGTGGAAGGTGACCAATGAAGACCTGATTCTCATAGAAAACCACATTGATGCAGCATGTGGCGACAGGATAAGACTGGAAAAG GTGTTATTAGTTGGAGGAAATGATTTCACTCTTATTGGAAAGCCAATTCTTGG CTGTGATTTAGTACAAGTTCACGCTACAGTCATTGAGAAGACTGAGTCTTGGCCGATGGTTCACATGAGATTCTGGAAGAGGCATCGATTCCAAAGAAAGAGAA TAATTATTCAACCCCAGACTGTACTTAGGATCAACACCATTGATGTTTCACCAAGACTGTTTTAA